A region from the Streptomyces sp. 3214.6 genome encodes:
- a CDS encoding ester cyclase: MSLAERKALCLEMVAAWNRWDLSGIIKHWSPDIVHYSEDTEVSSADMIKLMEAGLKAFPDLQLEVKSIMAEEDRVILRITVTATHQNEFMGVKPTGQRVSWHLVEELRFADAKVVEHWDVINMRPLLVQLGKLPDVPKVELEASA, translated from the coding sequence ATGTCATTGGCCGAGCGCAAGGCGTTGTGTCTGGAGATGGTCGCCGCCTGGAACCGGTGGGACCTGAGCGGGATCATCAAGCACTGGTCGCCGGACATCGTGCACTACTCCGAGGACACGGAGGTGAGTTCCGCCGACATGATCAAACTCATGGAGGCCGGGCTGAAGGCGTTCCCCGATCTCCAGCTCGAAGTCAAGAGCATCATGGCCGAGGAGGACCGGGTCATCCTGCGCATCACCGTGACCGCCACCCACCAGAACGAGTTCATGGGCGTGAAACCGACCGGACAGCGCGTCAGCTGGCACCTGGTGGAGGAGCTGCGCTTCGCCGACGCCAAGGTCGTGGAGCACTGGGACGTCATCAACATGCGCCCCCTGCTGGTCCAGTTGGGCAAGCTGCCGGACGTTCCGAAGGTCGAGCTGGAAGCAAGCGCCTGA
- a CDS encoding ABC transporter permease: MTVTSETTATPGVPTDALRKALSSQIRPSRPNPLTAVRVSAWRTMRKMKHYGVAVLFDVTLMPVIFLLTFTYLFGGAFAGSTKEYLQYFLPGVLVQTVVMPTVYTGTALNMDITRGIYDRFRTLPFWQPATIVGSLLGDIVRYVLAMTTTMGVGLALGFRPDGGVGGVLAAMLLLLVFAVSVSWIFAALGVVAKAPETVSGSSMLVMFPLVFTSNIFVEPETMPGWMEAIVKVNPVSNAATAVRGLVHGDASGADIGWVLLACGIITVIFAPLTMHLYRAKSRT, from the coding sequence ATGACCGTCACATCCGAGACGACGGCCACCCCCGGCGTGCCCACCGACGCCCTGCGCAAGGCCCTCAGCAGTCAGATCCGCCCCTCCCGCCCCAACCCGCTGACCGCCGTACGGGTCTCGGCCTGGCGGACGATGCGGAAGATGAAGCACTACGGCGTGGCCGTGCTGTTCGACGTCACGCTGATGCCCGTCATCTTCCTGCTGACCTTCACCTATCTCTTCGGCGGCGCGTTCGCCGGATCGACCAAGGAATACCTCCAGTACTTCCTGCCGGGCGTCCTCGTGCAGACGGTCGTGATGCCGACTGTCTACACAGGCACCGCGCTCAACATGGACATCACCCGGGGCATCTACGACCGCTTCCGGACCCTGCCGTTCTGGCAGCCGGCCACCATCGTGGGCAGCCTTCTCGGCGACATCGTCCGCTACGTGCTGGCGATGACCACCACGATGGGTGTCGGCCTGGCGCTGGGCTTCCGCCCCGACGGCGGAGTGGGCGGCGTGCTGGCCGCGATGCTCCTGCTGCTGGTATTCGCGGTGAGCGTCAGCTGGATCTTCGCCGCCCTGGGCGTGGTCGCCAAGGCGCCCGAGACGGTGTCCGGCTCCAGCATGCTGGTGATGTTCCCCCTGGTCTTCACGAGCAACATCTTCGTGGAGCCCGAGACGATGCCCGGCTGGATGGAGGCGATCGTCAAGGTCAACCCCGTCAGCAACGCGGCCACCGCCGTACGCGGACTGGTCCACGGCGATGCGAGCGGCGCCGACATCGGCTGGGTCCTGCTGGCCTGCGGAATCATCACGGTGATCTTCGCCCCGCTGACCATGCACCTCTACCGCGCCAAGAGCCGCACCTGA
- a CDS encoding ATP-binding cassette domain-containing protein: protein MSSQSTLAIETSGLVKVFGETRAVNGVDLAIPQGVVYGVLGPNGAGKTTTIRMLSTLLTPDGGTARVLGHDVVKEAEAVRSRVSLTGQFASIDEDLTATENLTLLARLLGFSRAQAADRAEELLAAFDLTDAAGRQSKTFSGGMRRRLDIAASLVLTPDLLFLDEPTTGLDPRSRNQVWDSVRAMVALGTTILLTTQYLDEADQLADRIAVIDHGRVIAEGTTGELKSSVGTGALHVRLVNAEQRPDATQLLTRALASPVFQESDPFSLSVRTDDHERVARALAELARSEIAVSDFAFGRPSLDEVFLALTGRPAEADNTDQEDAA, encoded by the coding sequence TTGAGTTCGCAATCCACGCTTGCCATCGAGACGTCGGGCCTCGTCAAAGTCTTCGGTGAGACCCGTGCCGTCAACGGCGTCGACCTGGCCATCCCCCAGGGCGTCGTGTACGGCGTGCTGGGACCCAACGGCGCGGGCAAGACGACGACGATCCGGATGCTGTCCACCCTGCTGACCCCCGACGGAGGAACCGCCCGGGTACTCGGGCACGACGTGGTCAAGGAGGCCGAGGCGGTGCGCAGCCGGGTGAGTCTCACCGGCCAGTTCGCCTCGATCGACGAGGACCTCACCGCCACCGAGAACCTGACCCTGCTCGCCAGGCTGCTGGGCTTCTCCCGCGCACAGGCGGCGGACCGGGCCGAGGAACTGCTCGCGGCCTTCGACCTCACGGATGCCGCCGGACGGCAGTCCAAGACCTTCTCCGGAGGCATGCGCCGCCGGCTCGACATCGCCGCCAGCCTCGTCCTCACCCCCGACCTGCTCTTCCTGGACGAGCCGACCACCGGACTCGACCCGCGCAGCCGCAACCAGGTGTGGGACAGCGTGCGAGCCATGGTGGCCCTGGGCACCACGATCCTGCTCACCACGCAGTATCTGGACGAGGCCGACCAACTGGCCGACCGGATCGCCGTCATCGACCACGGCCGGGTCATCGCCGAGGGCACCACCGGCGAGCTGAAGTCGTCGGTCGGCACCGGAGCCCTGCACGTACGGCTCGTCAACGCCGAACAGCGCCCCGACGCCACCCAGTTGCTCACCCGGGCCCTCGCCTCGCCGGTCTTCCAGGAGTCCGACCCGTTCTCACTGTCCGTACGGACCGACGACCACGAGAGGGTGGCCCGAGCCCTGGCCGAGCTGGCCCGCTCCGAGATCGCCGTCTCGGACTTCGCCTTCGGCCGGCCCAGCCTCGACGAGGTCTTCCTCGCCCTGACCGGCCGCCCCGCGGAAGCCGACAACACCGACCAGGAGGACGCGGCATGA
- a CDS encoding FAD-binding oxidoreductase: MNKFTRRGFLGSAAAVGGATVVTTALPGVQTAEAAVPEAAAGGACGAPTGLVQVDRTDRRYQDLVSRGFNGRFRGKPDTVYVVHTADQVVDAVNRALDAGQRIAVRSGGHCFEGFVDDPAVRAVIDMSEMRQVCYDPAKRAFAVEPGATLGETYRTLYLDWGVTIPAGVCPQVGVGGHVLGGGYGPLSRRDGVVADHLYAVEVVVVDASGRARKVVATSAANDPNRELWWAHTGGGGGNFGIVTRYWFRTPGATGNDPSALLPKAPKSTLRHIVTWEWSALTEKAFTRIIDNHGVWHQRNSAADTPYASLHSVFYLNSRAAGQILLDIQIDGGLDGAEGLLNDFVAAINEGTGVQPTVQRSTEPWLRATLANKFDTGGFDRTKSKGAYLRKPWTAAQSATLYRYLSADSQVWGEVSLYSYGAKVNSVPETATATAQRDSIIKVWMSATWMDPTQDDANLAWIREIYRDVFATTGGVPVPGDRTEGTFINYPDIDLTDPQWNTSGVPWHTLYYKGNYPRLQQVKARWDPKNVFRHALSVRLPD, translated from the coding sequence TTGAACAAATTCACGCGCCGCGGATTCCTCGGCAGCGCGGCAGCGGTCGGCGGGGCCACTGTGGTGACCACAGCCCTCCCGGGGGTCCAGACCGCCGAGGCGGCCGTCCCGGAAGCGGCGGCAGGCGGTGCGTGCGGCGCCCCGACCGGACTCGTCCAGGTGGACCGGACCGACCGGCGCTACCAGGACCTGGTCAGCAGGGGCTTCAACGGGCGGTTCCGCGGCAAGCCCGACACCGTGTACGTCGTGCACACCGCGGATCAGGTCGTCGACGCGGTGAACCGGGCCCTGGACGCGGGCCAGCGGATCGCCGTGCGCAGCGGCGGCCACTGCTTCGAGGGCTTCGTCGACGACCCCGCCGTCCGGGCCGTCATCGACATGTCCGAGATGAGACAGGTCTGCTACGACCCCGCCAAGCGGGCGTTCGCCGTGGAGCCCGGCGCCACGCTCGGGGAGACGTACCGCACCCTGTACCTCGACTGGGGTGTGACCATCCCGGCCGGCGTCTGCCCCCAGGTGGGTGTCGGCGGCCATGTCCTCGGCGGCGGCTACGGCCCGCTCTCCCGCCGCGACGGAGTGGTGGCCGACCACCTGTACGCGGTCGAGGTCGTCGTCGTCGACGCCTCGGGCCGGGCCCGCAAGGTCGTGGCCACCAGCGCCGCGAACGACCCCAACCGTGAGCTGTGGTGGGCCCACACCGGGGGAGGGGGAGGCAATTTCGGGATCGTCACCCGGTACTGGTTCCGCACGCCCGGCGCCACCGGCAACGATCCGTCCGCACTGCTGCCCAAGGCCCCCAAGTCCACCCTGCGGCACATCGTGACCTGGGAATGGTCCGCCCTCACCGAGAAGGCGTTCACCCGGATCATCGACAACCACGGGGTCTGGCACCAGCGCAACAGCGCCGCCGACACCCCGTACGCCAGTCTGCACAGCGTCTTCTACCTCAACAGCCGGGCGGCCGGACAGATCCTGTTGGACATCCAGATCGACGGCGGACTCGACGGCGCCGAAGGACTGTTGAACGACTTCGTGGCCGCGATCAACGAGGGCACGGGTGTGCAGCCCACCGTCCAGCGGAGCACGGAGCCGTGGCTGCGCGCCACACTGGCCAACAAGTTCGACACCGGCGGCTTCGACCGGACCAAGTCCAAGGGCGCGTATCTGCGCAAGCCGTGGACCGCCGCCCAGTCCGCCACCCTCTACCGCTACCTGAGCGCCGACTCCCAGGTGTGGGGCGAGGTCTCGCTCTACTCCTACGGCGCGAAGGTCAACTCCGTGCCGGAGACGGCCACCGCCACCGCCCAGCGCGACTCCATCATCAAGGTGTGGATGTCCGCGACCTGGATGGATCCCACGCAGGACGACGCCAACCTCGCCTGGATCCGGGAGATCTACCGCGACGTCTTCGCCACCACCGGCGGCGTCCCGGTGCCCGGCGACCGCACCGAGGGCACCTTCATCAACTACCCCGACATCGATCTGACCGACCCGCAGTGGAACACCTCGGGAGTGCCCTGGCACACCCTCTACTACAAGGGGAACTACCCGCGCCTGCAGCAGGTCAAGGCCCGCTGGGACCCCAAGAACGTCTTCCGGCACGCGCTGTCCGTACGACTGCCCGACTGA
- a CDS encoding ISAzo13 family transposase, with translation MGASEGQRAALAAKLEAIFPHLDERQRRLLIGAEARSIGHGGIRLVAGAAGVREATVSLGADELESGEAPLGRVRRVGGGRKRTVDLDLGLRPALLALVEPDVRGDPMSPLRWTTKSTRHLAAELTRQGHRISADTVADVLREEGFSLQGNAKTIEGRQHPDRDGQFRYINEQAKNHIDAGDPVISVDTKKKEIVGSYRNGGREWRPAGDPVQVSTHDFPDKELGKAVPYGIYDLAANTGWVSVGTDHDTAAFAVESIRRWWKGRGQEDYPHAGRLLITADAGGSNGYRTRAWKAELAALALETGLDITVCHFPPGTSKWNRIEHRLFSHITMNWRGRPLTSHEIIVQSIAATSTRTGLRVHAELDTTAYETGIRIGDGQMEALPLTRHDWHGDWNYTLRPEAYAQVNDAPDPFDQPSPDLSWLCHPALTGLPPHEWDTLITTLTTLHEAQRETHLDKRRGHRPRAKGDGNTGRRPILTLADRLLAAVLHYRHGLPQIAIAALFNVRPETINRRLRDIRELLATAGHDLHPDKPQLATLDDLFNLAREAGIITALEIKTAS, from the coding sequence ATGGGCGCATCGGAGGGGCAACGGGCGGCTCTGGCAGCCAAGCTCGAGGCGATCTTCCCGCATCTCGACGAGCGGCAGCGGCGTCTGCTGATAGGAGCGGAAGCCCGGTCGATCGGCCATGGCGGGATCAGGCTGGTTGCCGGGGCCGCCGGGGTGCGGGAGGCCACGGTGTCGCTGGGTGCGGATGAACTGGAATCCGGCGAGGCCCCGTTGGGGCGGGTGCGCCGGGTGGGCGGGGGCCGCAAGCGGACGGTCGATCTGGACCTGGGACTTCGTCCGGCGCTGCTGGCCCTGGTCGAGCCGGATGTGCGGGGTGATCCGATGTCGCCGTTGCGCTGGACGACGAAGTCCACCCGTCATCTGGCCGCCGAACTCACCCGCCAGGGTCACCGGATATCCGCCGACACCGTCGCCGACGTGCTGCGCGAGGAAGGCTTCAGCCTCCAGGGGAACGCCAAGACCATCGAAGGCCGGCAGCACCCCGACCGGGACGGCCAGTTCCGCTACATCAACGAGCAGGCCAAGAACCATATCGACGCCGGGGACCCGGTGATCAGCGTCGATACGAAGAAGAAGGAAATCGTGGGGTCGTACAGGAACGGCGGCCGCGAGTGGCGGCCCGCAGGCGACCCGGTCCAGGTCAGCACTCATGACTTCCCGGACAAAGAACTCGGGAAGGCCGTGCCCTACGGCATCTACGACCTGGCCGCGAACACCGGCTGGGTCAGTGTCGGCACCGACCATGACACCGCCGCCTTCGCCGTGGAATCCATCCGCCGCTGGTGGAAGGGCCGCGGCCAGGAGGACTACCCGCATGCCGGACGACTGCTGATCACCGCCGATGCGGGCGGTTCCAACGGCTACCGGACCCGCGCCTGGAAGGCCGAACTCGCCGCCCTGGCCCTGGAGACGGGACTAGACATCACTGTCTGTCACTTTCCTCCCGGCACTTCGAAGTGGAACCGGATCGAGCACCGGCTGTTCTCCCACATCACCATGAACTGGCGCGGCAGGCCCCTGACCAGCCACGAGATCATCGTGCAGTCCATCGCCGCGACCAGCACCCGCACCGGCCTGAGAGTCCACGCGGAACTCGATACCACCGCCTATGAGACGGGGATCCGTATCGGCGACGGGCAGATGGAAGCCCTGCCCCTGACCCGCCACGACTGGCACGGCGACTGGAACTACACCCTCCGCCCCGAGGCATACGCCCAGGTCAATGACGCCCCGGACCCCTTCGACCAGCCGAGCCCCGACCTCTCCTGGCTCTGCCACCCGGCCCTGACCGGGCTGCCGCCACACGAGTGGGACACCCTCATCACCACGCTGACCACCCTGCACGAGGCCCAGCGCGAGACGCACCTGGACAAACGACGCGGCCACCGGCCACGCGCCAAGGGCGACGGCAACACCGGACGCCGCCCGATCCTCACCCTCGCCGACCGGCTCCTGGCCGCCGTCCTCCATTACCGGCACGGCCTACCCCAGATCGCTATCGCCGCCCTGTTCAATGTCCGGCCCGAGACAATCAACCGGCGCCTGAGGGACATCCGGGAACTGCTGGCAACCGCAGGCCACGACCTCCACCCCGACAAACCCCAACTCGCCACCCTGGACGACCTGTTCAACCTGGCACGCGAGGCAGGCATCATCACCGCGCTAGAGATCAAGACTGCGAGTTAA
- a CDS encoding class I SAM-dependent DNA methyltransferase has protein sequence MYGPGMAEIYELLHESRGKDYRAEAATVAGLVRARNPQATSLLDVACGTGAHLRHFAELFDKVEGLELSDAMLTMARTAAPAAVLHRGDMRDLSLGRSYDAITCMFGSIAYLKDTAELTSTLRSFAEHLAPGGVVAVDPWWFLETSLERHVSGDTVTVGRRTMTRVSYTEREGHTSHMVVHYVVAEPDSGIQHFAETHALTLFTRAEYEEAFTRAGLRVTFVEGIQSGRGLFLASRAEGGRR, from the coding sequence ATGTACGGACCCGGGATGGCCGAGATCTACGAGCTGCTCCACGAGTCGCGCGGCAAGGACTACCGGGCGGAGGCCGCCACCGTCGCGGGGCTCGTCCGGGCCCGCAATCCGCAGGCGACCTCGTTGCTCGACGTCGCCTGCGGCACCGGCGCGCATCTGCGTCACTTCGCCGAACTCTTCGACAAGGTCGAAGGGCTGGAGCTGTCCGACGCCATGCTGACGATGGCCCGCACCGCGGCGCCCGCCGCCGTTCTGCACCGCGGCGACATGCGTGACCTCTCCCTGGGGCGCTCCTACGACGCGATCACCTGCATGTTCGGCTCGATCGCCTATCTGAAGGACACCGCCGAACTCACCTCCACGCTGCGGTCGTTCGCGGAGCATCTGGCGCCGGGCGGTGTCGTGGCGGTCGACCCGTGGTGGTTCCTGGAGACATCTCTCGAACGCCATGTGAGCGGGGACACGGTGACCGTGGGGCGGCGCACGATGACCCGTGTCTCGTACACGGAGCGCGAGGGGCACACCTCGCACATGGTCGTGCACTACGTGGTGGCCGAACCGGACAGCGGCATACAGCACTTCGCGGAGACGCACGCCCTGACCCTCTTCACACGGGCCGAGTACGAGGAGGCCTTCACGCGCGCCGGTCTGCGCGTGACCTTCGTCGAGGGGATCCAGTCGGGCCGAGGCCTGTTCCTCGCGAGCCGGGCCGAGGGCGGCCGGCGCTGA
- a CDS encoding NAD(P)H-binding protein codes for MNILLTGATGKVGRHVAEGLVASGHHVRALTRTPGTAALPAGVEVVQGDLEQPKTLAAALEGIDRMYLFPVPETAHEVAALARKAGVRHIVVLSSSSVLEDESNPSHQHHRTVERAVEDSGADWTFVRPDEFAGNVLWKWGESIRTQNVVRAPYAGAARAIVHEADIAAVVAAALLEDGHAGAQYLVTGPQALTQIEQVRALGEAIGREIRFEELSREAGREAMSGSMPPPVVEMLLDYLAESAVTPGPVTDVVRKVTGREARTFASWAADHADSFSSSS; via the coding sequence TTGAACATTTTGTTGACCGGTGCCACGGGCAAGGTCGGCCGCCATGTCGCTGAAGGCCTGGTGGCCTCTGGGCATCATGTGCGGGCGCTCACCCGGACACCCGGGACCGCCGCTCTGCCGGCCGGCGTCGAGGTCGTCCAGGGCGACCTGGAGCAGCCGAAGACCCTGGCCGCCGCGCTGGAGGGCATCGACCGGATGTACCTCTTCCCGGTGCCCGAGACCGCCCACGAGGTCGCGGCGCTGGCCCGCAAGGCGGGGGTCCGGCACATCGTCGTCCTGTCGTCCAGCTCGGTGCTCGAGGACGAGAGCAATCCCAGCCACCAGCACCACCGCACGGTCGAGCGGGCCGTCGAGGACAGCGGGGCGGACTGGACCTTCGTACGCCCCGACGAGTTCGCCGGCAACGTCCTGTGGAAGTGGGGGGAATCCATCCGTACGCAGAACGTGGTGCGCGCCCCGTACGCCGGGGCCGCCCGCGCGATCGTCCACGAAGCAGACATCGCCGCGGTGGTGGCGGCCGCGCTGCTGGAGGACGGGCACGCGGGTGCGCAGTACCTGGTGACAGGGCCCCAGGCGCTGACGCAGATCGAGCAGGTCCGTGCGTTGGGGGAGGCGATCGGCCGGGAGATCCGCTTCGAGGAGCTGAGCCGTGAGGCCGGGCGCGAGGCGATGAGCGGCTCCATGCCGCCGCCGGTCGTCGAGATGCTGCTCGACTACCTCGCCGAGTCGGCCGTCACCCCCGGGCCGGTGACCGATGTGGTGCGGAAGGTCACGGGCCGGGAGGCACGCACGTTCGCGAGCTGGGCGGCGGACCACGCCGACAGTTTCAGCAGTTCCAGCTGA
- a CDS encoding PadR family transcriptional regulator, with translation MSATRLLVLGVVRGFGRTHGYRVRAELLSWGIDDWANVKPGSIYHALRQLAKAGLLEASEIADWPGRVDYSLTPEGDKEFFRLLVDALERPEHRADMLSAGLALLPALTRDRAVSVLSTRLAVLETQRAVLRESSAVDAEALPPHLRELWTMRARYADLSVEWTRDLLERVTSGEYEMAGEHESTFGMPGAWRSLIEPLVH, from the coding sequence ATGTCGGCGACGAGGTTATTGGTCCTCGGGGTGGTACGCGGCTTCGGGAGGACGCATGGCTATCGGGTCCGCGCCGAGCTGCTGTCCTGGGGGATCGACGACTGGGCCAACGTCAAACCCGGTTCGATCTACCACGCCCTGCGGCAGCTGGCGAAGGCCGGCCTCCTGGAAGCCAGCGAGATCGCGGACTGGCCGGGGCGGGTGGACTACAGCCTGACCCCCGAGGGGGACAAGGAGTTCTTCCGGCTGCTCGTCGACGCCCTGGAACGGCCCGAGCACCGTGCCGACATGCTCAGCGCCGGCCTCGCACTGCTGCCCGCGCTCACCCGTGACCGTGCCGTCTCCGTGCTCTCCACGCGGCTGGCGGTCCTGGAGACCCAGCGCGCGGTGCTGCGCGAGTCGTCCGCGGTCGACGCCGAGGCGCTGCCACCGCATCTTCGCGAGCTGTGGACGATGCGGGCACGGTATGCCGACCTCAGCGTGGAATGGACTCGTGACCTGCTGGAACGGGTGACATCCGGGGAGTACGAGATGGCGGGCGAGCACGAGAGCACCTTCGGGATGCCGGGAGCCTGGCGGTCCCTCATCGAGCCGTTGGTGCACTGA
- a CDS encoding nitroreductase family deazaflavin-dependent oxidoreductase produces MPEEHLPEQGPEQPEQLEQPEQQDETPIDNPTGWVAAHIRRYDRSGGKEGQKWYGLDTLLLTTRGRKSGKLRRTAVIYGRDGENVIVVGSNAGKPEHPLWYLNLVASPEAHVQIGEEHLDVRARTANADEKPDLWKLMTGIFPQYKSYQKKTTRDIPVVILEPVKP; encoded by the coding sequence ATGCCGGAGGAGCACCTGCCGGAGCAGGGTCCGGAGCAGCCGGAACAGCTGGAGCAGCCGGAACAGCAGGACGAGACGCCCATCGACAACCCGACGGGCTGGGTCGCGGCGCACATCCGTCGCTACGACCGCAGCGGCGGCAAGGAAGGGCAGAAGTGGTACGGGCTCGACACCCTGCTCCTCACCACTCGCGGCCGCAAATCGGGCAAGCTGCGTCGCACCGCGGTGATCTACGGCCGTGACGGCGAGAACGTCATCGTGGTCGGCTCGAACGCCGGGAAGCCGGAGCATCCGCTCTGGTATCTCAATCTGGTCGCCTCGCCCGAGGCTCATGTCCAGATCGGCGAGGAACATCTCGACGTGCGTGCCCGCACGGCGAACGCCGATGAGAAGCCGGATCTCTGGAAGCTCATGACGGGGATTTTCCCGCAGTACAAGAGTTACCAGAAGAAAACCACCAGGGATATTCCCGTGGTGATCCTGGAGCCCGTCAAGCCGTAA
- a CDS encoding bifunctional DNA primase/polymerase gives MTHPADIGRDRDSTRPLLETALALAADGLPVLPLGRDKRPFANCPTCQDGACGGRPNMKTPGPCTCPRPCHAWAAATTDPRTIVSMWWRGAWAGAGAVGYHPGGAHLTVVDLDNAAAVAWAREHLPATLTVPSTRGEHWIYRGAMQSANKVRPGTDIKSRMSYARWLGNGTGHMARMPDAVRALVGKEETTPPRTGAGVDSSSPGRARWDRSVATGCRHTDAYVRTGLNRGVAKVFACREQGAGSQAYGVARFLASQHTACPGPCGLDALAQQIIDTAVSMGVPQAYAERAVTNGFAHAGLERAS, from the coding sequence ATGACCCATCCCGCCGACATCGGGCGAGACCGTGACAGCACCCGCCCGCTCTTGGAAACCGCGCTCGCGCTGGCGGCCGACGGCCTGCCTGTGCTGCCGCTGGGGCGCGACAAGCGGCCCTTCGCCAACTGCCCCACCTGCCAGGACGGGGCGTGCGGCGGCCGGCCGAACATGAAGACCCCCGGCCCCTGCACCTGCCCCCGGCCCTGCCACGCCTGGGCTGCCGCCACCACCGACCCCCGAACGATCGTCTCCATGTGGTGGCGGGGGGCCTGGGCCGGGGCCGGGGCAGTTGGCTACCACCCCGGCGGTGCCCACCTGACCGTGGTCGACCTCGACAACGCCGCCGCCGTCGCCTGGGCCCGTGAGCATCTGCCCGCCACCCTGACCGTGCCGAGCACCCGTGGAGAGCACTGGATCTACCGGGGCGCCATGCAGTCCGCGAACAAGGTCCGCCCGGGCACCGACATCAAATCCCGGATGTCCTACGCCCGCTGGCTCGGCAACGGCACCGGTCACATGGCCCGGATGCCGGATGCCGTCCGCGCCCTGGTCGGGAAGGAAGAGACCACCCCGCCGCGCACGGGGGCGGGGGTGGACTCTTCGTCACCGGGCCGAGCCCGCTGGGACCGGTCGGTGGCCACCGGCTGCCGCCACACCGACGCCTACGTCCGCACCGGCCTGAACCGGGGCGTGGCCAAGGTCTTCGCGTGCCGCGAGCAGGGCGCCGGAAGCCAGGCCTACGGCGTTGCCCGGTTCCTCGCCTCCCAGCACACCGCCTGCCCCGGCCCGTGCGGCCTGGACGCCCTCGCACAGCAGATCATCGACACCGCTGTATCCATGGGCGTCCCGCAGGCCTACGCCGAGCGGGCCGTCACCAACGGGTTCGCGCACGCCGGCCTGGAGAGGGCGTCGTGA
- a CDS encoding DUF3631 domain-containing protein yields the protein MTLTTLNPAPAVPDAPEQTPEGAAVLDAVEAFHRRFNVFPSEAAYVAVALWDAHAHLLDTFYATPRLAFLSPEPGSGKSRALEIVETLVPAPMVAVNASPAALFRAVSGGEGRPTILFDEIDTVFGPKAGENEELRGFINAGHRRSGVTYRCVSDGAGNQSVVAFPSYCALAVAGLGNLPDTILTRSVVIRMRRRARSEKVEPFRSRLHTTEGHALRDRLATWADPVRDRITGAFPVMPDGVTDRPADVWEPLLAVADAAGGTWPDRARAACVELVTAAESDDKASLGIRLLTDLRDHVFGDIARLPTAVVLEQLRSLDESPWGDMDGRPLDSRGLARMLREYMTGANEPIVARNIKSGGAVLKGYYADDLADAWNRYCPAPGF from the coding sequence ATGACCCTCACCACCCTCAACCCCGCGCCCGCCGTGCCCGATGCCCCCGAGCAGACGCCGGAGGGAGCGGCCGTCCTCGACGCGGTCGAGGCATTCCACCGCCGGTTCAACGTCTTCCCCAGCGAGGCCGCCTACGTCGCCGTCGCTCTGTGGGACGCCCATGCCCATCTCCTCGACACCTTCTACGCAACCCCGCGCCTGGCCTTCCTCTCTCCGGAGCCCGGCTCAGGCAAGTCCCGCGCCCTGGAGATCGTGGAGACCCTGGTCCCGGCCCCGATGGTCGCGGTCAACGCCTCCCCGGCCGCCCTCTTCCGCGCCGTCTCCGGCGGGGAAGGGCGGCCCACCATCCTCTTCGACGAGATCGACACCGTCTTCGGCCCCAAGGCCGGGGAGAACGAGGAGCTGCGCGGCTTCATCAACGCGGGCCACCGACGTTCCGGCGTCACCTATCGGTGCGTCAGCGACGGCGCAGGCAACCAGTCCGTCGTCGCCTTCCCCTCGTACTGCGCGCTCGCCGTCGCCGGACTGGGCAACCTGCCCGACACGATCCTGACCCGCTCCGTCGTCATTCGCATGCGCCGCCGTGCCCGCTCCGAGAAGGTCGAGCCGTTCCGCTCCCGCCTCCACACCACCGAGGGCCACGCCCTCCGCGACCGGCTCGCCACCTGGGCCGACCCCGTCCGCGACCGCATCACCGGAGCCTTCCCCGTCATGCCCGACGGCGTCACCGACCGGCCCGCCGACGTCTGGGAACCCCTCCTCGCCGTCGCCGACGCCGCCGGCGGCACCTGGCCCGACCGCGCCCGCGCCGCCTGCGTCGAACTCGTTACCGCCGCCGAGAGCGACGACAAGGCCAGTCTCGGGATCCGGCTCCTGACCGACCTGCGTGACCACGTCTTCGGCGACATCGCTCGCCTACCCACCGCCGTGGTCCTCGAACAGCTCCGGTCGCTGGACGAATCGCCCTGGGGCGACATGGACGGCCGCCCGCTCGACTCCCGTGGCCTGGCCCGGATGCTCCGCGAGTACATGACCGGCGCTAACGAGCCCATCGTTGCCCGGAACATCAAGAGCGGCGGGGCAGTCCTCAAGGGCTACTACGCCGACGACCTCGCCGACGCCTGGAACCGGTACTGCCCCGCCCCCGGCTTCTAG